The region ACACCAATTACATTTGATTTAAGCGTATTGCCTAACAGCATACCGCCAATCGGGATAAGATAGCGGGCATCCAGCAGGTCATCAAGGTTAACAATCAGCCAATCGAAATAAAAAACAATGAGCATTAATGGTAATACCGAAGCCAGAAAAATTCGTGTAAAAAACACCCGCCATTTAATCCCACATGAATTTATAGCTGAAAATGAAGCCACTACTGTCATTAAAATCAGGTATCCAACGTTTACAAGTGCATGATTATATTCAAAAATGTAGTGCAGGTACAAACCAACAAAACCTAATTGAACACCCATGCGGGCAGTAGATATCAGGATTCGCTTGCAGAGGCCAAGTTTCAACCAGCTGGAAATAACTAAAGGCGGCACCACCAGCAGAAAGGCAAATACCATGGCCCAAACACCGATATTAGCAGTAGGCTCACCCATTTAGTGTAATTTTTTTTAGGTCAATTTTATCCCATTCACCATCGTGCGCAGTGATTACAACAGTGGCATTTGCCTGTTGAACAGCCTCTAAAATCAAATGACTATTCTCAGTATCAAGGCCACTTGTTACCTCATCAAGCAACCAAACATTGCGTTGCATGAGCGTAAGCAAGCTAAAGCAAACCCGCTGGCGCTCTCCCCCGGACAGTTCTCCGGTTTGTTTGTCCAATATACCTGGTTTCAAATTAAACTGTAAAAAAACCTTGCGAACCGCATCCATTGAAATTTGTAATTTGCGATTACCATCGAATTGCATCCACTCCTCTACAAACCGGCGAAGCGGCATTAGTGGCATAGGTGCTGATTGTGCAATATATCCAATCCGGGATCGAAGCGTATCCACATTCGCATTCTGTAGCGGTTCTCTGTCGATATTTATGGTTCCTTTATCGGGTTCTACAAATCCAAAAATCATTCGCAGCAAAGTAGACTTACCGCTACCCGAAGGTGCCTGGATCCATACTTTTTCACCATTTTGAACCTGCAGCGAAAGCTGGTTAAAAAGTCTTTGCTCCCGTAAGGTCAATTCAATATTTTTCAGTTCAACATCCATGATAAATTAATCCAAAACTAACTCAAGTAACTTCATCGCGCGCTGTAGAGAAATGTGTATACAATTTTTCTTTTACAATGCGCTGGAGTTGCACTGTAGCTTCAAATATTTCACTGAAAGTGGTATACAACGGTGTAATACCCAATCGAATATTGTCGGGT is a window of Salinivirga cyanobacteriivorans DNA encoding:
- a CDS encoding ABC transporter permease, giving the protein MGEPTANIGVWAMVFAFLLVVPPLVISSWLKLGLCKRILISTARMGVQLGFVGLYLHYIFEYNHALVNVGYLILMTVVASFSAINSCGIKWRVFFTRIFLASVLPLMLIVFYFDWLIVNLDDLLDARYLIPIGGMLLGNTLKSNVIGVDRFFSTLQSQKEAYQTMLAFGASQGQALRPFYRDALKASINPMLATMATVGLVSLPGMMTGQILGGSLPVTAIKYQVAIMTAIFCNNMLTVLLALWLVTPVSFDGFKNLRYDIFKTGK
- a CDS encoding ABC transporter ATP-binding protein, producing the protein MDVELKNIELTLREQRLFNQLSLQVQNGEKVWIQAPSGSGKSTLLRMIFGFVEPDKGTINIDREPLQNANVDTLRSRIGYIAQSAPMPLMPLRRFVEEWMQFDGNRKLQISMDAVRKVFLQFNLKPGILDKQTGELSGGERQRVCFSLLTLMQRNVWLLDEVTSGLDTENSHLILEAVQQANATVVITAHDGEWDKIDLKKITLNG